The Enterobacter kobei genome has a segment encoding these proteins:
- a CDS encoding DNA-binding protein: MAKSVLHDDAMVQLLKDSPDFAPVYLHQAFIEIDEPGGYEAFMLALRHVIEASGGMTVIAKRAGISRESLYKSLSPNGNPSFKRIAEVASATGYPISRIATAGLNDNTRPHQAAL; encoded by the coding sequence ATGGCTAAATCAGTACTTCATGATGACGCAATGGTACAACTCCTGAAAGATTCTCCGGATTTCGCGCCCGTCTATCTTCACCAGGCTTTCATTGAAATTGACGAGCCAGGAGGCTATGAGGCGTTCATGCTCGCCTTACGGCATGTGATCGAAGCCTCTGGCGGGATGACTGTTATTGCAAAACGTGCTGGTATTTCTCGCGAATCACTTTATAAATCACTCTCACCAAACGGTAACCCCTCATTTAAGCGTATCGCAGAAGTGGCATCTGCAACGGGATATCCGATTTCCCGAATTGCAACAGCAGGGTTAAACGATAATACAAGGCCGCATCAGGCGGCCTTGTAA